Proteins encoded in a region of the Pieris brassicae chromosome 3, ilPieBrab1.1, whole genome shotgun sequence genome:
- the LOC123706870 gene encoding zinc finger protein 225-like isoform X1, whose product MENLKVCRLCLTTDIKLNVIHLTSLEYYYELLTGTDPLYEYKMPTYACHLCAALLKKYFLFRQKCLEVQSMLQRIVIEKGQVTKADITQIQKNHINNMGITHHVINIDIDRNSDTCDTKSAEKMTNKKVATFMFSEDDSSIKREVAKTPIKNEIFIRNNCIVTDIEDIKIETSPSGMDLQMHDNLEIKNYGQTKIKLNLSDDDDLKGTESSDDDLKLVNLVNKSKVKTKSIIGLRRKERSQRIKQTKKNTPTIHDKDLEEFVIFIYLTKDEQLEELRKRRESEEFRQSQHKCDKCCKTFLNEQSALNHAVKHDESRGSLECDICKLRFKTRRKFSQHYSMHPRRYVCRNCPRVLSSLYQARLHVRYHQGVKYKCPHCEEVHVNKSTYLNHLRSKHPADFTCELCGAAFVTQHGLNRHKKAKHRNENSSDADARRCEICNIQFANAKAYERHKVTSQKHADITNQFTCLECGEVFSTNDDRREHARLKHKRDLKLGPDDCTWPIQCPHCPEKIPNAMANWSHYRERHPDKKYPVRDHHVCQCCGKGFATKAGLESHNASHSNEYAHKCSVCGKGFRHRDGMMKHQKSVHSDTRPHMCSLCGRTFKLNSALVKHQRTHTGERPFKCEECGKSFGFSTTRNIHYQTVHLKLPNPYDRSRKKKLAETIK is encoded by the exons atggaaaacttaaaagtTTGCAGGCTTTGTCTTACAACTgatattaaacttaatgtTATACATTTAACTTCATTGGAATACTACTACGAATTATTAACCGGAACTGAT CCTCTATATGAATATAAGATGCCAACATATGCTTGCCACCTGTGTGCGGCTTTGTTGAAGaagtattttctatttagaCAAAAATGCTTAGAAGTTCAAAGTATGTTGCAAAGGATTGTAATTGAAAAAGGACAG GTAACAAAAGCAGATATAACACAGATTCagaaaaatcatattaacAATATGGGCATTACTCATcatgtaattaatatagatattgaCAGAAATTCAGATACATGTGATACAAAAAGTGCAGAGAAAATGACTAATAAAAAGGTTGcaacatttatgtttagtgAAGATGACTCAAGCATTAAAAGAGAAGTTGCTAAAACTCCAATAAagaatgaaatttttattagaaataactGTATTGTTACTGATATAGAAGATATAAAGATAGAAACTAGTCCCTCAGGAATGGATCTACAAATGCATGataatttggaaataaaaaattatggacaaacaaaaattaaattaaatttaagtgatgatgatgatttaAAAGGTACAGAGTCTTCAGATGATGACCTGAAATTAGTAAATTtggtaaataaaagtaaa gTAAAGACAAAATCAATAATAGGATTGAGAAGAAAAGAAAGATCTCAAAGAATCAAGCAAACAAAGAAAAACACACCTACTATTCATGATAAGGATTTAGaggaatttgttatatttatttatttgacg aAAGATGAACAACTGGAAGAGTTGAGAAAGCGACGAGAATCTGAAGAGTTCCGGCAATCTCAACACAAATGTGATAAATGTTGTAAGACATTTCTGAATGAACAATCTGCTTTAAACCATGCGGTTAAACATGACGAG tCACGGGGTAGTTTGGAGTGTGACATTTGTAAACTGCGTTTCAAGACCCGACGCAAGTTTAGCCAGCATTACTCGATGCATCCACGGCGCTATGTTTGCAGAAACTGTCCTAGAGTGCTAAGTTCACT CTACCAAGCAAGATTACATGTTCGCTATCATCAAGGAGTGAAGTATAAATGTCCACACTGTGAGGAAGTGCATGT TAATAAATCAACGTACTTAAACCACTTACGCAGTAAGCATCCGGCAGACTTCACCTGCGAATTGTGCGGCGCGGCGTTCGTGACACAACATGGCCTCAATCGGCATAAAAAGGCTAAACATCGAAAT gaaaattCGAGCGACGCGGACGCACGGCGCTGCGAAATATGTAACATTCAGTTCGCGAATGCAAAGGCTTACGAGCGACACAAGGTCACATCCCAAAAGCACGCTGATATAACAAATCA GTTCACTTGCCTTGAATGCGGAGAAGTATTCTCGACGAATGATGACAGGCGTGAGCATGCGCGACTCAAGCATAAGCGCGATCTTAAACTTGGCCCAGATGATTGTACTTGGCCTATACAGTGTCCTCAT TGTCCAGAAAAGATACCAAATGCAATGGCGAATTGGTCTCACTATAGAGAGCGTCACCCTGACAAGAAATATCCTGTTAGGGACCACCACGTGTGTCAATGTTGCGGGAAGGGATTTGCG acAAAGGCTGGTCTGGAGTCACATAACGCGAGTCATAGTAATGAATACGCGCACAAATGCAGTGTTTGCGGCAAG GGCTTTCGTCATCGTGATGGGATGATGAAGCACCAGAAGAGCGTCCATTCAGATACGAGACCTCATATGTGCTCGCTCTGTGGAAGGACGTTCAAATTAAACAGCGCTCTTGTTAAACATCAACGG ACGCATACAGGTGAGCGACCATTCAAGTGCGAAGAATGCGGAAAGTCCTTCGGCTTCAGCACTACACGTAATATTCACTACCAAACAGTTCACTTAAAACTGCCTAATCCTTATGATCGTTCACGTAAGAAAAAACTTGCagaaactataaaataa
- the LOC123706870 gene encoding zinc finger protein 354A-like isoform X2 produces the protein MENLKVCRLCLTTDIKLNVIHLTSLEYYYELLTGTDPLYEYKMPTYACHLCAALLKKYFLFRQKCLEVQSMLQRIVIEKGQVTKADITQIQKNHINNMGITHHVINIDIDRNSDTCDTKSAEKMTNKKVATFMFSEDDSSIKREVAKTPIKNEIFIRNNCIVTDIEDIKIETSPSGMDLQMHDNLEIKNYGQTKIKLNLSDDDDLKGTESSDDDLKLVNLVNKSKVKTKSIIGLRRKERSQRIKQTKKNTPTIHDKDLEEFVIFIYLTKDEQLEELRKRRESEEFRQSQHKCDKCCKTFLNEQSALNHAVKHDESRGSLECDICKLRFKTRRKFSQHYSMHPRRYVCRNCPRVLSSLYQARLHVRYHQGVKYKCPHCEEVHVNKSTYLNHLRSKHPADFTCELCGAAFVTQHGLNRHKKAKHRNENSSDADARRCEICNIQFANAKAYERHKVTSQKHADITNQFTCLECGEVFSTNDDRREHARLKHKRDLKLGPDDCTWPIQCPHTKAGLESHNASHSNEYAHKCSVCGKGFRHRDGMMKHQKSVHSDTRPHMCSLCGRTFKLNSALVKHQRTHTGERPFKCEECGKSFGFSTTRNIHYQTVHLKLPNPYDRSRKKKLAETIK, from the exons atggaaaacttaaaagtTTGCAGGCTTTGTCTTACAACTgatattaaacttaatgtTATACATTTAACTTCATTGGAATACTACTACGAATTATTAACCGGAACTGAT CCTCTATATGAATATAAGATGCCAACATATGCTTGCCACCTGTGTGCGGCTTTGTTGAAGaagtattttctatttagaCAAAAATGCTTAGAAGTTCAAAGTATGTTGCAAAGGATTGTAATTGAAAAAGGACAG GTAACAAAAGCAGATATAACACAGATTCagaaaaatcatattaacAATATGGGCATTACTCATcatgtaattaatatagatattgaCAGAAATTCAGATACATGTGATACAAAAAGTGCAGAGAAAATGACTAATAAAAAGGTTGcaacatttatgtttagtgAAGATGACTCAAGCATTAAAAGAGAAGTTGCTAAAACTCCAATAAagaatgaaatttttattagaaataactGTATTGTTACTGATATAGAAGATATAAAGATAGAAACTAGTCCCTCAGGAATGGATCTACAAATGCATGataatttggaaataaaaaattatggacaaacaaaaattaaattaaatttaagtgatgatgatgatttaAAAGGTACAGAGTCTTCAGATGATGACCTGAAATTAGTAAATTtggtaaataaaagtaaa gTAAAGACAAAATCAATAATAGGATTGAGAAGAAAAGAAAGATCTCAAAGAATCAAGCAAACAAAGAAAAACACACCTACTATTCATGATAAGGATTTAGaggaatttgttatatttatttatttgacg aAAGATGAACAACTGGAAGAGTTGAGAAAGCGACGAGAATCTGAAGAGTTCCGGCAATCTCAACACAAATGTGATAAATGTTGTAAGACATTTCTGAATGAACAATCTGCTTTAAACCATGCGGTTAAACATGACGAG tCACGGGGTAGTTTGGAGTGTGACATTTGTAAACTGCGTTTCAAGACCCGACGCAAGTTTAGCCAGCATTACTCGATGCATCCACGGCGCTATGTTTGCAGAAACTGTCCTAGAGTGCTAAGTTCACT CTACCAAGCAAGATTACATGTTCGCTATCATCAAGGAGTGAAGTATAAATGTCCACACTGTGAGGAAGTGCATGT TAATAAATCAACGTACTTAAACCACTTACGCAGTAAGCATCCGGCAGACTTCACCTGCGAATTGTGCGGCGCGGCGTTCGTGACACAACATGGCCTCAATCGGCATAAAAAGGCTAAACATCGAAAT gaaaattCGAGCGACGCGGACGCACGGCGCTGCGAAATATGTAACATTCAGTTCGCGAATGCAAAGGCTTACGAGCGACACAAGGTCACATCCCAAAAGCACGCTGATATAACAAATCA GTTCACTTGCCTTGAATGCGGAGAAGTATTCTCGACGAATGATGACAGGCGTGAGCATGCGCGACTCAAGCATAAGCGCGATCTTAAACTTGGCCCAGATGATTGTACTTGGCCTATACAGTGTCCTCAT acAAAGGCTGGTCTGGAGTCACATAACGCGAGTCATAGTAATGAATACGCGCACAAATGCAGTGTTTGCGGCAAG GGCTTTCGTCATCGTGATGGGATGATGAAGCACCAGAAGAGCGTCCATTCAGATACGAGACCTCATATGTGCTCGCTCTGTGGAAGGACGTTCAAATTAAACAGCGCTCTTGTTAAACATCAACGG ACGCATACAGGTGAGCGACCATTCAAGTGCGAAGAATGCGGAAAGTCCTTCGGCTTCAGCACTACACGTAATATTCACTACCAAACAGTTCACTTAAAACTGCCTAATCCTTATGATCGTTCACGTAAGAAAAAACTTGCagaaactataaaataa